From Chaetodon trifascialis isolate fChaTrf1 chromosome 1, fChaTrf1.hap1, whole genome shotgun sequence, one genomic window encodes:
- the kars1 gene encoding lysine--tRNA ligase isoform X1 yields MLCLVRAARQQLCQAFGVRGQWLKCATPCTAAVPPQICEKRWRGDKSELKRRMKAEKKAAEKETKIKEQLEQKKESNDQAAQNVDEETLDPNQYFKIRSQAIQDLKGTSEDPYPHKYNVDLSLTEFIEKYNHLQPGDQLTDVVLNVSGRVHAKRASGAKLLFYDLRGEGVKLQVMANSRNYKSEEDFVVINNKLRRGDVIGVRGNPGKTKKGELSIIPIELTLLSPCLHMLPHLHFGLKDKETRFRQRYLDLILNDYVRQKFITRAKIITYLRKFLDQLGFLEIETPMMNIIPGGAVARPFVTYHNELDMNLYMRIAPELYHKMLVVGGMDRVYEIGRQFRNEGIDLTHNPEFTTCEFYMAYADYYDLMDITEKLLSGMVKHITGGYKVTYHPDGPEGQAYEIDFTPPFKRVSMTQDLEKIMGVKFPPTDSYNSEETRKFFDDLCAQKGVECPPPRTTARLLDKLVGDFLEVTCINPTFICDHPQIMSPLAKWHRSQKGLTERFELFVMKKEVANAYTELNDPIRQRELFEQQAKAKAEGDDEAMFIDETFCTALEYGLPPTAGWGMGIDRVAMFLTDSNNIKEVLLFPAMKPDDNKTPAPTEGTSV; encoded by the exons ATGCTGTGTTTGGTCAGAGcagccaggcagcagctgtgccAAGCCTTTGGTGTCAGAGGACAGTGGTTAAAATGTGCGACCCCATGTACAGCTGCAGTCCCGCCTCAAATTTGCGAGAAGCGTTGGAGAGGTGACAAAAG TGAGCTGAAGAGACGAATGAAAGCTGAGAAAAAGGCGGCTGAGAAAGAAACCAAAATcaaagagcagctggagcaaAAGAAGGAATCCAATGACCAGGCAGCGCAAAATGTGGATGAGGAGACGCTTGATCCAAAC CAATACTTCAAGATCCGCTCCCAGGCCATCCAGGACCTGAAAGGCACATCAGAAGACCCGTACCCACACAAGTATAATGTAGACTTGTCACTCACAGAGTTCATCGAGAAATACAACCATCTACAGCCTGGAGACCAGCTGACTGATGTTGTCCTCAATGTATCAG GTCGTGTTCATGCCAAGAGGGCTTCTGGTGCCAAGCTGCTTTTCTACGACCTGCGAGGTGAAGGCGTCAAGTTGCAAGTTATGGCGAACTCAAG GAACTACAAGTCTGAGGAGGACTTTGTGGTCATCAACAACAAACTGCGCCGTGGTGATGTCATCGGTGTCCGTGGTAACCCAGGGAAGACCAAAAAGGGGGAGCTGAGCATCATTCCCATTGAGTTGACCCTGCTGTCACCATGTTTGCACATGTTGCCCCACCTACACTTTGGGCTCAAAGACAAG GAAACACGATTCCGCCAGCGCTACCTGGATCTGATTCTCAATGATTACGTGAGACAAAAGTTCATAACTCGTGCTAAAATCATCACTTACCTGCGCAAATTCCTGGACCAGCTGGGATTTTTGGAA ATCGAGACACCAATGATGAACATTATTCCTGGTGGAGCAGTGGCCCGTCCATTTGTTACTTACCACAATGAGCTGGATATGAACCTCTACATGAGGATCGCACCTGAGCTCTACCACAAG ATGCTTGTGGTTGGTGGAATGGACAGAGTGTATGAGATTGGTCGCCAGTTTAGAAATGAAGGCATTGATCTCACTCATAATCCAGAGTTCACCACCTGTGAATTCTACATGGCATATGCAGATTACTATGACTTGATGGATATCACAGAGAAACTCCTCTCAG GAATGGTGAAGCACATCACTGGAGGGTACAAGGTGACTTATCACCCCGATGGTCCAGAGGGACAGGCCTATGAGATTGACTTCACTCCACCATTCAAAAGAGTGAGCATGACCCAGGACCTGGAGAAGATTATGGGAGTCAAATTCCCTCCGACTGACAGCTACAACAGTGAAG AGACGCGTAAATTCTTTGACGACCTGTGCGCACAGAAAGGAGTTGAATGTCCTCCACCTAGAACCACTGCACGCCTCCTTGACAAG TTGGTTGGAGATTTCCTTGAGGTCACCTGCATCAACCCCACATTCATCTGTGATCACCCTCAAATCATGAGTCCCTTGGCAAAATG GCACAGATCACAGAAAGGCCTAACGGAGCGTTTTGAGCTCTTTGTGATGAAGAAGGAAGTCGCCAATGCTTACACAGAGTTGAATGACCCGATTAGACAGAGGGAGCTGTTCGAGCAGCAAGCCAAG GCCAAAGCTGAGGGTGATGATGAAGCCATGTTCATTGATGAGACCTTCTGCACTGCACTGGAATATGGACTGCCACCAACTGCTGGCTGGGGGATGGGCATCGATCGTGTTGCCATGTTCCTCACTGACTCCAACAACATCAAG GAGGTGTTGCTGTTCCCTGCCATGAAGCCTGACGACAACAAGACACCAGCGCCCACAGAGGGCACCTCTGTCTAA
- the gcshb gene encoding glycine cleavage system protein H (aminomethyl carrier), b yields the protein MAMRAALRCLSANFSPRLPQLSSAAQRSATRLLWRSGSPRTLSTTSALSTALKFTDKHEWVRVEGGVGTVGISNYAQEALGDVVYCGLPEVGQRLEQMEEFGALESVKAASELYSPLTGEVTEINTELAENPGFVNKACYAEGWLIKMTIEKPEELDGLMDQPAYDKFIKSLE from the exons ATGGCGATGAGAGCGGCGCTGCGGTGCCTCTCCGCAAACTTTTCCCCCAGACTGCCTCAGCTGTCGTCGGCAGCGCAGCGTTCAGCGACCCGACTGCTGTGGAGGAGCGGCTCTCCGCGGACACTGAGCACGACCTCGGCCCTGTCCACAG CCCTTAAGTTCACAGATAAGCACGAGTGGGTGCGAGTGGAAGGTGGAGTTGGCACAGTTGGTATCAGCAATTATGCTCAG GAAGCATTAGGTGATGTGGTATACTGTGGACTCCCTGAAGTTGGCCAAAGACTTGAACAAATGG aggaatTTGGTGCCTTGGAAAGCGTGAAGGCTGCCAGTGAGCTTTACTCACCACTGACAGGGGAAGTGACTGAAATCAACACAGAGCTGGCAGAGAATCCTGGATTTGTGAATAAAGCCTGCTATGCAGAGG GGTGGCTAATCAAGATGACGATTGAAAAGCCGGAAGAACTCGACGGCCTCATGGACCAACCTGCTTATGATAAATTTATTAAGTCACTGGAATAA
- the kars1 gene encoding lysine--tRNA ligase isoform X2, with product MADVTAVDEGKLSKNELKRRMKAEKKAAEKETKIKEQLEQKKESNDQAAQNVDEETLDPNQYFKIRSQAIQDLKGTSEDPYPHKYNVDLSLTEFIEKYNHLQPGDQLTDVVLNVSGRVHAKRASGAKLLFYDLRGEGVKLQVMANSRNYKSEEDFVVINNKLRRGDVIGVRGNPGKTKKGELSIIPIELTLLSPCLHMLPHLHFGLKDKETRFRQRYLDLILNDYVRQKFITRAKIITYLRKFLDQLGFLEIETPMMNIIPGGAVARPFVTYHNELDMNLYMRIAPELYHKMLVVGGMDRVYEIGRQFRNEGIDLTHNPEFTTCEFYMAYADYYDLMDITEKLLSGMVKHITGGYKVTYHPDGPEGQAYEIDFTPPFKRVSMTQDLEKIMGVKFPPTDSYNSEETRKFFDDLCAQKGVECPPPRTTARLLDKLVGDFLEVTCINPTFICDHPQIMSPLAKWHRSQKGLTERFELFVMKKEVANAYTELNDPIRQRELFEQQAKAKAEGDDEAMFIDETFCTALEYGLPPTAGWGMGIDRVAMFLTDSNNIKEVLLFPAMKPDDNKTPAPTEGTSV from the exons ATGGCTGATGTAACAGCGGTGGACGAAGGGAAACTCAGCAAAAA TGAGCTGAAGAGACGAATGAAAGCTGAGAAAAAGGCGGCTGAGAAAGAAACCAAAATcaaagagcagctggagcaaAAGAAGGAATCCAATGACCAGGCAGCGCAAAATGTGGATGAGGAGACGCTTGATCCAAAC CAATACTTCAAGATCCGCTCCCAGGCCATCCAGGACCTGAAAGGCACATCAGAAGACCCGTACCCACACAAGTATAATGTAGACTTGTCACTCACAGAGTTCATCGAGAAATACAACCATCTACAGCCTGGAGACCAGCTGACTGATGTTGTCCTCAATGTATCAG GTCGTGTTCATGCCAAGAGGGCTTCTGGTGCCAAGCTGCTTTTCTACGACCTGCGAGGTGAAGGCGTCAAGTTGCAAGTTATGGCGAACTCAAG GAACTACAAGTCTGAGGAGGACTTTGTGGTCATCAACAACAAACTGCGCCGTGGTGATGTCATCGGTGTCCGTGGTAACCCAGGGAAGACCAAAAAGGGGGAGCTGAGCATCATTCCCATTGAGTTGACCCTGCTGTCACCATGTTTGCACATGTTGCCCCACCTACACTTTGGGCTCAAAGACAAG GAAACACGATTCCGCCAGCGCTACCTGGATCTGATTCTCAATGATTACGTGAGACAAAAGTTCATAACTCGTGCTAAAATCATCACTTACCTGCGCAAATTCCTGGACCAGCTGGGATTTTTGGAA ATCGAGACACCAATGATGAACATTATTCCTGGTGGAGCAGTGGCCCGTCCATTTGTTACTTACCACAATGAGCTGGATATGAACCTCTACATGAGGATCGCACCTGAGCTCTACCACAAG ATGCTTGTGGTTGGTGGAATGGACAGAGTGTATGAGATTGGTCGCCAGTTTAGAAATGAAGGCATTGATCTCACTCATAATCCAGAGTTCACCACCTGTGAATTCTACATGGCATATGCAGATTACTATGACTTGATGGATATCACAGAGAAACTCCTCTCAG GAATGGTGAAGCACATCACTGGAGGGTACAAGGTGACTTATCACCCCGATGGTCCAGAGGGACAGGCCTATGAGATTGACTTCACTCCACCATTCAAAAGAGTGAGCATGACCCAGGACCTGGAGAAGATTATGGGAGTCAAATTCCCTCCGACTGACAGCTACAACAGTGAAG AGACGCGTAAATTCTTTGACGACCTGTGCGCACAGAAAGGAGTTGAATGTCCTCCACCTAGAACCACTGCACGCCTCCTTGACAAG TTGGTTGGAGATTTCCTTGAGGTCACCTGCATCAACCCCACATTCATCTGTGATCACCCTCAAATCATGAGTCCCTTGGCAAAATG GCACAGATCACAGAAAGGCCTAACGGAGCGTTTTGAGCTCTTTGTGATGAAGAAGGAAGTCGCCAATGCTTACACAGAGTTGAATGACCCGATTAGACAGAGGGAGCTGTTCGAGCAGCAAGCCAAG GCCAAAGCTGAGGGTGATGATGAAGCCATGTTCATTGATGAGACCTTCTGCACTGCACTGGAATATGGACTGCCACCAACTGCTGGCTGGGGGATGGGCATCGATCGTGTTGCCATGTTCCTCACTGACTCCAACAACATCAAG GAGGTGTTGCTGTTCCCTGCCATGAAGCCTGACGACAACAAGACACCAGCGCCCACAGAGGGCACCTCTGTCTAA